A single genomic interval of Mangifera indica cultivar Alphonso chromosome 5, CATAS_Mindica_2.1, whole genome shotgun sequence harbors:
- the LOC123217786 gene encoding zinc finger protein ZAT9-like, whose protein sequence is MALMVDQQHSNFKHYCKICKKGFGCGRALGGHMRAHGIGDESGHFDEDDQASDWEDKSNIPAPSNKRMYALRANPNRLKNCRVCEHCGKEFLSWKSFLEHGKCSSEDAESLVSSPGSDGDVDGTPRRGCGGWSKRKRSLRAKVDNFNSICPSSEEEDLANCLMMLSNATVDPLEAEPEESCASASKDEEQRRNTMNFIAPISCRSMSMDKAKGVATKGLFECKACKKVFNSHQALGGHRASHKKVKGCFAARLDHMDDSLADEDHDVITHEEFFPTKSTSNYQFDHGTNTPLPSTSKRKSKVHECSICHRVFSSGQALGGHKRCHWITSNSPDTSSLAKFHKFHHDTIQRPKFIDNSDPLDLKLDLNLPAPDDNQAAAAARREHAKPSSFEVSTEMYLQPWMGKESKEDNHHSHQVNSDHKNINNKYNCNNSSLQIVEDEADSKVKLAKLSELKDMNMNEGSSPWLQVGIGSTTDVEADP, encoded by the coding sequence atggCTTTGATGGTCGATCAACAACATTCAAACTTCAAACATTACTGTAAAATTTGTAAGAAGGGGTTTGGTTGTGGAAGGGCTCTTGGTGGGCACATGAGGGCGCATGGGATTGGTGATGAAAGTGGtcattttgatgaagatgaTCAAGCTAGCGATTGGGAAGATAAAAGCAATATACCAGCACCGAGCAATAAGCGTATGTATGCATTAAGGGCTAATCCAAATCGTTTAAAGAACTGTCGTGTTTGTGAACACTGTGGGAAAGAATTTTTGTCTtggaaatcttttcttgaacATGGGAAATGTAGTTCTGAGGATGCTGAATCTCTTGTTTCTTCGCCAGGATCGGACGGTGACGTCGACGGCACACCACGAAGAGGGTGCGGTGGTTGGTCTAAAAGGAAAAGATCTTTGAGAGCTAAAGTGGAtaatttcaactcaatttgCCCATCAAGCGAAGAAGAAGATCTTGCTAATTGTCTTATGATGCTTTCTAATGCAACAGTCGATCCTTTAGAGGCTGAGCCTGAAGAGTCATGTGCTTCAGCTAGTAAAGACGAGGAACAACGAAGAAATACAATGAATTTCATCGCTCCTATTTCATGTAGATCAATGTCCATGGATAAGGCCAAAGGGGTTGCCACTAAAGGATTGTTCGAATGTAAAGCATGCAAGAAAGTGTTCAATTCTCATCAAGCTTTGGGCGGCCATAGAGCCAGTCACAAGAAAGTTAAAGGGTGTTTTGCAGCAAGGCTCGATCATATGGATGATAGTTTAGCTGATGAAGATCACGATGTCATCACACACGAAGAGTTTTTTCCGACTAAATCAACCTCCAATTACCAATTTGATCATGGCACAAATACTCCATTACCCTCTacatcaaaaagaaaatcaaaagtcCATGAATGCTCAATCTGTCATCGTGTTTTTTCATCAGGACAAGCCCTGGGCGGCCATAAAAGGTGTCATTGGATCACTTCAAATTCACCAGACACTTCATCCTTGGCTAAGTTTCATAAGTTTCATCACGACACCATTCAAAGACCAAAATTCATCGACAATTCTGACCCACTTGACCTTAAACTCGATCTCAATCTTCCCGCCCCAGATGACAATCAAGCTGCAGCAGCAGCACGACGGGAGCACGCAAAGCCTTCAAGCTTTGAAGTGTCAACAGAGATGTACTTGCAGCCGTGGATGGGGAAAGAAAGCAAGGAGGATAATCACCATAGCCATCAAGTTAACAGTGAccataaaaacattaataacaaatataattgtAACAACAGTTCATTGCAGATTGTGGAAGATGAAGCTGACAGTAAAGTGAAGTTAGCCAAGTTAAGTGAACTAAAGGATATGAACATGAACGAAGGTTCATCTCCATGGCTTCAAGTAGGGATTGGTTCAACTACTGATGTGGAAGCTGACCCATAA
- the LOC123217664 gene encoding LOW QUALITY PROTEIN: putative expansin-B2 (The sequence of the model RefSeq protein was modified relative to this genomic sequence to represent the inferred CDS: inserted 1 base in 1 codon) translates to MELVLQFPSFLFTVVAILFLLINPCYCFDPKLLNVSLVQEDSAWSPAGATWYGSPTGAGSDGGACGYGAAVSQPPFSAMISVGGPSLFXSGEGCGACYEVKCNNDENTACSGNPVKVVITDNCPGGPCAEGTHFDLSGTAFGAMATSGQADQLRNAGALQIQYRRVDCSFPGITVAFKVDTGSNPNYFATLIEYEDGEGSLSEVELKQALDSDSWLPMQRSWGAVWKLDSGSTLRPPFSLRLTEPDSGKSIVADSVIPADWKPGQTYRSMVNF, encoded by the exons ATGGAGCTTGTTCTTCAATTTCCATCCTTTCTCTTCACTGTGGTAGCTATCTTATTTCTCTTAATCAACCCTTGTTACTGCTTCGATCCAAAGCTCCTTAACGTTTCGTTGGTACAAGAGGACTCCGCCTGGTCCCCAGCCGGAGCAACCTGGTATGGTAGCCCCACTGGTGCAGGATCCGATG GAGGAGCTTGTGGCTATGGCGCTGCAGTGAGCCAACCACCATTTTCTGCAATGATTTCAGTGGGCGGCCCTTCTTTGT AATCAGGGGAAGGATGTGGAGCCTGTTATGAG GTAAAATGCAATAACGATGAAAACACCGCGTGCTCAGGAAATCCAGTCAAGGTAGTTATTACTGATAACTGCCCTGGAGGTCCTTGTGCTGAAGGGACTCATTTTGATTTAAGTGGAACAGCTTTTGGAGCCATGGCAACTTCTGGTCAGGCTGATCAACTTCGTAATGCTGGAGCCTTGCAGATACAATATAGAAG GGTTGATTGTAGCTTTCCTGGGATAACAGTGGCCTTTAAAGTTGATACAGGATCAAACCCAAACTATTTCGCCACGCTAATCGAATATGAAGATGGAGAAGGTAGTTTGAGCGAAGTTGAACTTAAACAGGCGCTTGACTCAGACTCATGGCTGCCCATGCAGCGGTCGTGGGGTGCAGTTTGGAAACTTGACTCGGGCTCAACTTTACGTCCACCGTTTTCATTACGTTTAACTGAGCCTGATTCTGGCAAATCTATTGTTGCTGATAGTGTAATTCCTGCTGATTGGAAACCAGGACAAACTTATAGATCAATGGTCAATTTTTAA